A genome region from Deinococcus humi includes the following:
- a CDS encoding UvrD-helicase domain-containing protein has protein sequence MNRRAIPPNFTPEQRAFLSCVTTTPAHIFLRATAGAGKTTTLLEAAWQLGQPGVYFAYNKHAVADLQPRLPRQVRARTLHAHGLGLLNSQTVGLELVRDKGRQVAARVLRGPRSPLYAAARAWDIAREEGLLTLTQTDAERLAARSDWRGHSHELQDLIPTMHEAGNRLWADARSADYTDMLWLPVRHGYGHHSLRLALVDEAQDLTPLRQQFVQHLLGLPDTTDAGRLIFVGDSDQSIYLWAGADPAALSRLKAAVGAVELPLSVSFRCPREVVRYARAYSSFIQPAPQAPPGVIEHVSAETATYERGDTVLCRTNAPLIRLALELMTRRVSVSVVGRDLEVRLREALMAALPAHGSFCNDDVTELARAYLAPLDEPLKQRAAEGDRAARQQRTELYDLARCLRYLAWVVSRASGEGTLEGALGLLRALCREDADADVLLASVHRAKGKEWPRVTILYPELMPLAQGDADEERAVQFVAVTRAQQVLRFAYGKEAWAQQDFVKPGELLNAPQPGATRPANQPAQAGRAKTVRKPNVQTAPRIVRPGGADPLFGGDVMLGRETVRERLLALAEEDRALVRVWALTGLQALSGTREAVVAVHEDHLRVYEQAAALARLAQPVGGGRGVPVCVFDSPLARVQFARKIRVGKSMVRLKLGEQDLRFELGSGELVGAVGPLSTFILPRALEGLRAS, from the coding sequence GTGAATCGGCGCGCGATCCCACCCAATTTCACGCCCGAGCAGCGCGCCTTCCTGTCGTGCGTCACCACGACGCCCGCCCATATCTTCCTGCGTGCCACCGCCGGAGCCGGCAAGACCACCACCCTGCTCGAAGCTGCCTGGCAGCTCGGGCAGCCGGGCGTCTACTTCGCGTACAACAAGCACGCCGTCGCTGACCTGCAACCCCGCCTGCCCCGTCAGGTCCGCGCCCGCACCCTGCACGCCCACGGCCTGGGGTTACTCAACAGCCAGACGGTAGGGCTGGAACTGGTTCGCGATAAGGGCCGACAGGTGGCTGCCCGCGTCCTGCGCGGTCCCCGCTCCCCCCTGTACGCCGCCGCACGCGCCTGGGACATCGCCCGCGAGGAAGGCCTTCTGACCCTCACTCAGACCGACGCCGAACGCCTCGCGGCCCGCAGTGACTGGCGTGGCCACTCCCACGAACTCCAGGACCTGATCCCCACCATGCATGAAGCCGGTAACCGGCTGTGGGCCGACGCCCGCAGCGCGGACTACACGGACATGCTCTGGCTCCCAGTCCGTCACGGCTACGGCCACCACAGCCTGCGCCTGGCCCTGGTGGATGAGGCGCAAGACCTTACCCCGCTCCGCCAACAGTTCGTGCAGCACCTGCTTGGCCTGCCTGACACCACGGACGCAGGACGATTGATCTTCGTAGGCGACAGCGATCAGAGCATCTATCTGTGGGCCGGCGCCGATCCGGCCGCCCTGAGCCGCCTGAAGGCTGCCGTGGGGGCCGTGGAATTGCCGCTGTCCGTGTCGTTTCGCTGTCCACGGGAAGTGGTGCGGTACGCGCGAGCGTACAGCTCCTTCATTCAACCGGCCCCGCAAGCCCCGCCCGGCGTGATCGAGCATGTCAGCGCGGAGACGGCCACCTACGAGCGGGGCGATACGGTGCTGTGCCGCACAAACGCGCCCCTGATCCGGCTGGCCCTGGAACTGATGACCCGGCGCGTGAGTGTCAGCGTGGTGGGCCGGGATCTGGAAGTCAGGTTGCGGGAGGCGTTGATGGCGGCCTTGCCCGCGCACGGTTCGTTTTGCAATGACGACGTGACCGAACTGGCGCGGGCGTACCTGGCCCCGCTGGACGAGCCGCTTAAGCAGCGGGCGGCGGAAGGGGACCGGGCAGCCCGGCAGCAGCGCACGGAACTGTATGACCTCGCCCGCTGCTTGCGGTATCTGGCGTGGGTGGTGTCCCGGGCGTCGGGGGAGGGCACGCTGGAAGGGGCGCTGGGGCTGCTGAGGGCGTTATGCCGGGAGGATGCGGACGCGGACGTCCTGCTGGCGTCGGTGCACCGGGCGAAAGGCAAGGAGTGGCCGCGCGTGACGATCCTGTACCCGGAACTGATGCCGCTCGCGCAGGGGGACGCAGATGAGGAGCGGGCGGTGCAGTTCGTGGCGGTGACGCGGGCGCAGCAGGTGCTGCGTTTCGCGTATGGGAAGGAAGCGTGGGCACAGCAGGACTTCGTGAAGCCAGGTGAACTGCTGAATGCGCCGCAGCCGGGTGCCACCCGGCCCGCCAACCAGCCTGCCCAGGCTGGACGGGCAAAAACGGTACGGAAACCCAACGTCCAGACTGCGCCCAGGATCGTTCGGCCAGGAGGGGCGGATCCCCTATTCGGGGGCGACGTCATGCTGGGGCGGGAAACGGTGCGCGAGCGGTTGCTCGCGCTGGCGGAGGAGGACCGCGCCCTGGTGCGGGTCTGGGCGTTGACGGGCCTGCAAGCGCTGTCTGGCACGCGTGAGGCGGTGGTGGCCGTGCATGAGGATCACTTGCGGGTGTACGAGCAGGCGGCGGCGCTCGCGCGGCTGGCGCAGCCGGTGGGGGGTGGGCGTGGCGTGCCGGTCTGCGTGTTCGACTCGCCCCTGGCGCGGGTGCAATTCGCCAGAAAGATCCGGGTGGGCAAGTCGATGGTCCGGTTGAAGCTGGGGGAACAGGACTTGCGATTTGAGCTGGGCAGTGGAGAACTGGTGGGGGCGGTGGGGCCACTGTCCACCTTCATTCTGCCGAGGGCGCTGGAGGGCTTGCGGGCAAGTTGA
- a CDS encoding GGDEF domain-containing protein yields the protein MPDLSPRFPSQPEFEPGQTPLHLLDPVRLLRWVPLFSASAGLVILIALRLAAPPYVALLVFVMVYSGLALAGPPFARGALLVHAGRVYAVILLLAWVTGLYLLPGHPATGMVRLAVLLHLTTLYVSLFMQLSPLAAARTAAGTLAVLVLTALPHGWRTLGQTGPFDGVTLPVTLLVAHGALITVLRLFSSFRDQLAHSQGRAQALHELAHRDALTGLPNRRALELALEGTVTGAWAGQLAVIDVDGLKGVNDRLGHAAGDDLLRRFAEGFAGQAGEHGGVYRISGDEFALLLPDGALSAETIVETVTQRVRASHPGAAASVGTARWRAGEAADAWLSRADGAMYRHKRRGGPGR from the coding sequence ATGCCTGATCTGTCCCCGCGCTTTCCCTCCCAGCCTGAGTTTGAACCCGGCCAGACGCCGCTGCATCTCCTTGATCCGGTCCGCCTGCTGCGCTGGGTCCCGCTGTTCTCTGCGTCCGCCGGGCTGGTGATCCTGATCGCCCTGCGTCTGGCCGCCCCGCCCTACGTGGCCCTGCTGGTGTTCGTCATGGTCTACAGCGGCCTGGCCCTGGCCGGTCCACCTTTTGCGCGTGGGGCCCTGCTGGTCCATGCCGGGCGGGTCTACGCCGTGATCCTGTTGCTGGCCTGGGTCACGGGGCTGTACCTGCTGCCCGGCCACCCGGCCACCGGGATGGTCCGCCTGGCCGTGTTGCTGCACCTGACCACCCTGTACGTCTCCCTGTTCATGCAACTGTCCCCACTGGCGGCGGCACGCACGGCGGCGGGCACCCTGGCTGTGCTGGTGCTCACCGCGCTGCCGCACGGCTGGCGCACGCTGGGCCAGACCGGACCCTTCGACGGCGTGACCCTGCCGGTTACCCTGCTGGTGGCGCACGGGGCACTGATCACGGTGCTGCGTTTGTTCAGCAGTTTCCGGGACCAGCTGGCCCACAGCCAGGGGCGGGCGCAGGCCCTGCACGAGTTGGCCCACCGCGATGCGCTGACCGGGCTGCCCAACCGCCGGGCATTAGAACTCGCTCTGGAGGGGACTGTGACGGGCGCGTGGGCGGGGCAGCTGGCAGTCATCGACGTGGATGGCCTCAAGGGGGTGAATGACCGCCTGGGGCACGCAGCGGGGGACGATCTGCTGCGCCGCTTTGCCGAGGGCTTTGCCGGGCAGGCCGGGGAGCACGGGGGGGTGTACCGCATCAGCGGAGATGAGTTCGCGCTGCTGTTGCCGGACGGCGCCCTCTCCGCCGAGACCATCGTCGAGACGGTGACGCAGAGGGTGCGGGCGAGCCATCCAGGAGCGGCGGCCAGCGTGGGGACGGCGCGCTGGAGGGCTGGGGAGGCAGCGGACGCCTGGCTGTCGCGCGCCGATGGAGCGATGTACCGGCACAAGCGTCGGGGTGGACCAGGGCGGTAG
- a CDS encoding alpha/beta hydrolase family protein — protein sequence MHKVTLILAFALSPLAAAGGSGGPAPVIQPPQRVNTTLNFGDFTSAAQWTYPAAQTGKLPAVLLIHGSTPADMDFTVTGPDGKVLSRIFADLSQGLSTQGIAVLRYNKHYVSGPGKVDYQSFYTKADLNTFLKDAETALNAIKANPRVDPERIYVYGWSEGSTVAAALVNNHPEVAGLILQAPVTLPWADLFDKQLTDVQLPYLKQVVPGGLTNQNLTVAYTGPGGLVARSALTFALNQEGLAAGKYELNLAAYDLNRNGVVELDSEYLPGARAVLKSLIETPQAPLNIYSRARALPVTTAQAPSIKVPVLILQGQNDANTPAKYLNALTDALRSSGVPTTVKLYPGLGHSLGKAPSIVQDNFQPIETQTINDTADWIKGR from the coding sequence ATGCACAAAGTCACGTTGATCCTTGCCTTCGCCCTCAGTCCTCTCGCTGCGGCTGGCGGCTCAGGTGGCCCCGCGCCGGTCATCCAGCCCCCCCAGCGTGTGAACACCACGCTGAACTTCGGGGATTTCACGAGTGCGGCGCAGTGGACCTACCCCGCCGCGCAGACCGGGAAGCTGCCCGCCGTCCTGCTGATTCATGGGTCCACCCCTGCCGACATGGATTTCACCGTCACCGGCCCCGACGGCAAGGTGCTCAGCCGCATCTTCGCGGACCTCTCACAGGGCCTGAGTACTCAGGGGATCGCGGTGCTGCGCTACAACAAGCATTACGTCAGCGGTCCCGGCAAGGTGGATTACCAGAGCTTTTACACCAAGGCTGACCTGAACACCTTCCTCAAGGACGCCGAGACGGCCCTGAACGCCATCAAGGCCAACCCACGGGTTGATCCGGAGCGCATCTATGTGTACGGCTGGAGCGAGGGCAGCACTGTCGCCGCCGCCCTGGTGAACAACCACCCAGAAGTCGCGGGGCTGATCTTGCAAGCGCCTGTGACGCTGCCGTGGGCGGACCTGTTCGACAAACAGCTCACGGACGTGCAACTGCCGTACCTGAAGCAGGTGGTACCGGGGGGGCTGACCAACCAGAATCTGACCGTGGCATACACCGGCCCGGGGGGTCTGGTCGCCCGCAGTGCCCTGACCTTCGCCCTGAACCAGGAGGGCCTGGCCGCCGGGAAGTACGAACTGAACCTGGCCGCTTACGATCTGAACAGGAACGGGGTCGTGGAGCTGGACAGCGAGTACCTGCCGGGCGCGCGCGCTGTTCTGAAGTCCCTGATCGAAACTCCACAGGCCCCCCTCAACATCTACTCCCGCGCCCGTGCCCTGCCGGTCACGACCGCCCAGGCTCCCTCGATCAAGGTGCCGGTGCTGATCCTGCAAGGCCAGAACGACGCGAACACGCCCGCGAAGTACCTGAACGCCCTGACCGACGCCCTGAGGAGCAGCGGCGTCCCGACCACCGTGAAGCTGTACCCCGGCCTGGGCCACAGCCTCGGGAAGGCCCCCAGTATCGTTCAGGACAACTTCCAGCCCAT